The nucleotide window GCCGGCGTCGACGATGGAGCCGCTTGCTGCAAACAGTGAGCCGGTCGTGGACGCATCACCCTACGGAGAAGATGGTCGACTTGTGCTGACTAGACTACTCAGCTTACTCCCTTCCCAATTTACGACGCCGAGGCCAAGACGTGGGTGCAAATATATATGTGCTTTTTTCATTTTAAATTTGAAACATCTACTCGTAGATATGTGCTCGCACGTTTGTTTGTTGCATGCATATATAAACACGCGCTGCAGTAGACGCGATGTTCCGCGTGGCGATTTTACAGAGAAGAGAAACCTACTGCATGCAACACGCGTGCGATCGACCCGGTGCCAGTTGCATGCAGCACTGCATCTGCATGAACATGATTGAGCTGGAGACCCTCCCTGGACGATGGCTCCATGGACGACAGAGGTATCTTCTGTCTGTGACTGTGGGGTTGGTGGGGAGGGAGAggaggagcccatggatgaaagGGACATCAACGGCGGAGAGGCTAATTCATCTTGATATTATGGCATCCAGTGACCACGCTCTTCATACAAACAGATCTGCTGCTGTTTTGCTGGGGGTCTCCGTCGTCTTTGCAGCTACAGAGCTGTGAGATTCCGCGGTTGCGTTTTGTGGTCGTCTCTGGTGCAAAGGCAGGCAGGGATGTCCTATTCCTCTGTGCTGCTAGATCTACTAGTTCCTGATACTTCGGGAGGTTCAGGTGGTGTGTAGTCTGTTCTAGCCAGTCAGACTGCTTGGGGCGACCCCTTTTATCAAAAAAAGAAAGATAAAAAGAACCAAACAGACCACAAATTGACCTGTGAAGACGAAGCCCGTTCTACGTTGTGCTGCTCACAAAAATTCATTTGTCAAGTGTTTTCTTTTCGGAATTCACTAGGTACGACATTTAGTTACGGGAGCCACCCAACTGTACTTTGATTACGTCACGTGCGTATAAGGGCATGGTCAATGCATAGCACTAGGGTGATGCCGTGTAGGTCATGTAGGATCAGTTATTAGGAAAAATATGTTTGGATGGTGTATCGGGATCCTCGGCATGAGGCGGCTGCTTAGGAAGAAAAAGTGCGGTCAGATGCATAAAGTTGAAAAGGTTAAAGTGAAGAGTAGGGATGCATGTATGGTGGGAGTCTACTTTCTATTCTTTGACGTGTTTCCCTTCTGAAATACATCATGATTGTTTCTCCAAAAATACAGAATACAAGGATTGCATATAAAATGAATAAGAAATTAGACAACTTGAACTTGAAATAGTCACTTATATTTGGTGGCAGGCATCCATGCCCTTTTAATTCACCCGCAACTGATTTACAAGTGACCAACATCATCTAATTCATCTTACTAAAACCAAAACCAGGACCAGGAACATAAATCAAGATAATAGGTAGACTAGCTGGTGCTCGACCACTGTCGTCTGTCCAAGAGAAAAGGAAGCCAGCGACCGAGCAAACAGTCCATAACTTACTGTAAGTGATGATTAGTCTAATCGAGGACTAACAAGTCTTCGTCTGTGAATATCCGGTTGTACGACGAATCCATGTCGTGCACGACGAGCTTCTCAGCGGTGATGCTGGCGCCGGTGGCATTGTTGAACAGGTAGACCCCCGCCGCCGCGTAAATGGCCTCCGTCGGGTAGGCCCTTGACGTCGCCGTCATCCTCCCGCCCATCACGAAGCTCTGCACGATGGAGTGGTCCACGAGCACCCTAACGGAAAAATCCTCGCCGTCGAGCACCGGTACCGTGCTACCAACTACCTCCTTCGCCACATCGGTAGCATGTGTCGACCGCAACTCATCGTGGCAGAAGTGCGTCCGAAGACCACCGTCGAGGCCCTTGGACACATAAAAGTACACCGCCGTCTGTTCTGTCAGGGCGACGTTGGCAAGAACGAGAATGCCAAAGGGGCCGAGCGCGCCACGGGTGGCGGCGCCGCTGGTCATGGTGCAGTTGTAGCCGACGTCGACCTCGTTGAGTGCCTCAATGGTGGAGGCGTTGATGCGGAAGGATGCCTCGATGTCGAGTTGGGAGGTCTGGTGGAGAGGGAGGGAGACGACGGATCCAGCACCGACACTGATGCCGCTAAGATCGGTGGTGTTGATGCGGAGGGTATCGAGCTCCTCCACCGGCCATTGGATGAGGTTCGTCCGGGTCTTCTCGTCCAGCGCCACCGTCCTCGGAATCGACTGCATGCACAACACACACACTCAATGTCGGGAGTCGGAATAGTGCTGCACGCACTGTTGTTACTGGCCCAACAAGCATCTACCACATCCAGCATGCAAAATCAACGGTGCAGCAAATGACCGACCAATAGTGATAATTGTAAGGTAAAACAGTCATGTCCATGATGGTTACCTGGAGGTTGGCCCACCCCTTGGCGGCGTCGGCGCTCCAGGAGTCGGTCTCGACGACGTACCCCCAGACGATCCGCCGCTGCTTCACGGGGTCGTAGAAGGACTTGGACGCGTCGTACCTGCCATAGTCGTACCGCAGCGCGACGCCGAGTTCCTGCTCGGTGTCGATCGGCGTCCATGTGTTGGCCGCTGCGTCGAACCTCCCGAGCGCGTAATAGTCGCGCCGGTCGTCGTCGCTGCTCTCCTTGAGCACGTACAGCACGTCCTCGGCCGTCGAATTGTACATGTCACTGGCGGCGCGACCGCCGCCCACGGCAAATAGATCGATGCACTCGTACATGCCGGTGCCGGCGGGGCCACGGTACAAGTATCCCGGTATCAGCTCGTAGCTGACGAAGTCTTTGGTCTTGTACGTGAAGACGATGCCGGAGTGATCGGTGTCGTTCTTGGAGCCAATGATGATGCGCCACGTGTTGTCAGAGTTGTCGAACCATGCCGTGGTTGGGTCACGGTAGTCCTTCATGCCGATGCCAGGGGGCGGGTACACGACGGGGTTGGCGGGGTGCTTGACCCACTCGCGGAGGAGGGGGTCGCTTGGTTCAGCGGCCTCCGCGAGGCAGGTCACCTGCGCGAACGTCTCGGTGTTCCCTGTGTAGAGCAGGATGACCCTGCCATCGGGGAGCACGGTGATGGATCCGGTGAGGACACCCTCGATGTCGTACCAGTGCTCGGGCACCATGGCGAGCGGTAGGTGACGCCAGTGGACCATGTCCCGCGACACGGCATGGCCCCATGAGATGTTGCCCCACCCGGTGCCCCCCGGGTTGTGCTGGTAGAAGAAGTGGTACCATCCTTTGTAGTACACCGGACCTGCAGTGCACAATGCATTTCAGCGAAAAAGTTCTTCTAATCCTGAGCTTATATGCATCCGGATGAACATTAAAAtccaaaaaatataaaaaaaacaaaaaacagtTCTTTTTTGTGATAAACATCGACGTGAAAAATTTCTTGGTGAAAGGACATTTGTGGAGGCCTGACAAAAAATGCACCACAAAATTTCGTATGGAGGTAAAACATTTATCTATGTTCATAGAAAACATTTGTTGTTTTTAGAACTTTTTTTTAAAAGCACTGTTCATCCGGGTGCAATTAGAAACTCTGTCTGAATCTCAGATAATATATTCCGCACAGGTCACAAAACTTCTGAATAGGAATACTCGATTGGGAGGATTTGTTAGTAACTAACCGTTGGGATCTGCACGGATGTCGCCGGAGAATGCCGCCGCCGGCGAGCAAATAGGAAGCAAAGGCAACGAGGTCAGTTTCTGAATCAAAGTAACCACGCCGGAGAAAACATAACGGAGTCTGAATCTGAAAATTTAATCGAACGGAGAATGAACTGGGACGGTACCGTTCTGGTAGTTCTTCTCCGGCTGGAAATGGTAGCCGGTGCGCTGCCACTGCAGCATGGCGTTGCTCCACGGGAAGCCGCCGCTGGCGGAGTATGGCCCGGACGCCTTCTCCAGCACGCCATGTTCCGCTGTAGCCGGTACGGAGGAGGCCACCGCGTCCCGGTCGACCCTGCTGGCCCCAAAGACCGCGGCGGCGACGACGAGCGCCCCCACGGCCAGCACGGCGGCCCACGCGCGCCACCTCACGCCGCCGGTGATCCGCCGGTCCTCCTGGCCGTTGGCGTCGGCGGAGGAGGAGGGCAGCGGCTCGTACGCGTAGGGCAGCGGCGGCGTGCCGGGGATGAGGATGCCGCGTGACGACTCCATGGCGCCGCCGGGCCGCTCGCCAGGAGAATCCCGTGGGAATTTGGTGGGTTCACTCTCACCGACGGATGGGTGGATGGTGGGTTCAGTGGGGGAGCGAGGgagattttatacagtacttcaGCTATTTTTTTATGACAAGAGGGAGGTTTATAGCTGGGGTTTGGGTGTAAAGATGAGAATTTTAATGGTGGAAACACCTCACGCTTAGATTAGTTGCACACATGCTCTTTGTTCTTGTGTTAATGGTAATGAGAAGGGATTGCTCTTGGGAATACTTTGAGCATATCTAGACGTGCTTTAACAAAACTGAAAAAGTAAATTTAGAAACAAGACGACGGCAAGATCACATTGGCTTTTAGTCAAGGAAGGAAACCAAGGAAAGAAACCAACTTTTATGCCATGTGTTAAAAAGCAAGTTCCATGCTTTCAAAAATGACGACTTTCTAGAgcatttcttttttattttatttttagggTATAAACCTAATGTTTCTTTTATAGGATTTGCCAACTCACCTGCCTTTTGCAGATTGTGTGTCCCAAAGATTATCGCCGAGTTTGTTAAGAAGGAAACAATGGTTGTTTGTAGAAGGGAGTGCGTGTAGATGCAAAAGCCGACCGCCACCACATCGTGCTCTCTGTTGGCCCGTCCGAAGAGCTACCGTTGTAGTGCTGGACAATCCTATAGTCAGGGCAATAAGCCACCGCGGGAGAATGGGTGGACGATAGCGTGGGTCTATTTCCCGATTTTGTCGTCACATAAGATTTTGTCGAAGAGGTTATGATCAAGTACATTGATTTCTTTTCTACAAAGTCTTCCAGTTTTAGTTTCATCCCTTATATATTACAATCAAATCATATAATTTTCACACCATATTTATTAAAATATCAGTACCATACAAACTAAAAAACACCATATAAGCggaccaacatgtggttggatggttaaaAGAACACTGGCATCCTCAGCCCACCAGGGTTTAAGTTCTGGTGCTCATCTACactgaatttatttcaggattttcggcgatgcgcgttcagtggaaggagacgttcccgtcgactacGAGGTTCCTATGATGACTTTGTAAAATCTCAAgttgatatgccggctcagtcttcTCAGAGATGCTCATAAAGGTAGAGTGTGTATGTACACGTTCACAGGAGTGAGTATATGCACGTACATATGAGCGTTTGCGTCTGTACTTGTTAAAAAAACACACCAAATAAACAGAATGTGCAGAGTTAAAAAAAAACACATATGATGGGCCATGGTTACTTTTCGTACCCATCGGATACATGCCGACGGCCACCAACCGGGATTAAACTGGCGAGATTCAGTGCGTGCGTGCTCCAATCACGTAGCAGCAGCACATGTGGAGCAGCACAATGCCGAGAGATCCAAACAAAATCAGCAACAATAATGCAGCCACGGTAAAGCAGAGGAAGCACAGCCATGGAATGGAGTCGACGGAGCCCGTGAGCTCACTCGTCGCGCGCATGCTGGCTGAGTGGGCTTTCGCTTCCTTCGTTTCACAGCACACCGTACACGTGTGCGGTCCACGGGGTCACATAGTGGCCGACGCTGAGTCGACTGTGGCACGGCCGAGCATATCATCTCTGAACCAAGCTTTCTCCTCGTTTTATACATAAAGCAACAACCGAACAAAGTACTTAGTCAAACGATACAAAGATGATGAGGTAGCTCTCGTACAACTCTGATCCATGATAGCCGGATCACGCAGGCCGCACACTACGCTGCCGAAAGAGAGCACGGGAAGAAT belongs to Triticum urartu cultivar G1812 chromosome 7, Tu2.1, whole genome shotgun sequence and includes:
- the LOC125520212 gene encoding sucrose:sucrose 1-fructosyltransferase-like is translated as MESSRGILIPGTPPLPYAYEPLPSSSADANGQEDRRITGGVRWRAWAAVLAVGALVVAAAVFGASRVDRDAVASSVPATAEHGVLEKASGPYSASGGFPWSNAMLQWQRTGYHFQPEKNYQNDPNGPVYYKGWYHFFYQHNPGGTGWGNISWGHAVSRDMVHWRHLPLAMVPEHWYDIEGVLTGSITVLPDGRVILLYTGNTETFAQVTCLAEAAEPSDPLLREWVKHPANPVVYPPPGIGMKDYRDPTTAWFDNSDNTWRIIIGSKNDTDHSGIVFTYKTKDFVSYELIPGYLYRGPAGTGMYECIDLFAVGGGRAASDMYNSTAEDVLYVLKESSDDDRRDYYALGRFDAAANTWTPIDTEQELGVALRYDYGRYDASKSFYDPVKQRRIVWGYVVETDSWSADAAKGWANLQSIPRTVALDEKTRTNLIQWPVEELDTLRINTTDLSGISVGAGSVVSLPLHQTSQLDIEASFRINASTIEALNEVDVGYNCTMTSGAATRGALGPFGILVLANVALTEQTAVYFYVSKGLDGGLRTHFCHDELRSTHATDVAKEVVGSTVPVLDGEDFSVRVLVDHSIVQSFVMGGRMTATSRAYPTEAIYAAAGVYLFNNATGASITAEKLVVHDMDSSYNRIFTDEDLLVLD